The following proteins are encoded in a genomic region of Comamonas resistens:
- the ylqF gene encoding ribosome biogenesis GTPase YlqF yields MAIQWFPGHMHLTRQAIMERVKEIDVVIEVLDARLPGSSANPLLQEMTGHKPRLKILNKQDLADPVQTRAWLDWYNAQSETRAIALDASEPAPTKRLIEQCKLLAPSRGGMAKPMRVLICGVPNVGKSTLINSMSGKTQAKTGNEAGITKIEQRIVLADDFYLWDTPGMLWPRIIVEKSGFNLAASGAVGRNAYDEELVALELLLYLQKHYAAMLDARYKLGLDAAEIATLHDDELLTLIGKKRGAVMSGGRVNLQKAAELVLTDFRDAILGRITLETPAEFEAWLAEGQQKDAERQARKDAQAAARKKNRAPRPPREDGGRAATSTGKKGASAKAEAGKAGAKPRAPKH; encoded by the coding sequence ATGGCCATCCAATGGTTCCCCGGTCACATGCACCTGACACGCCAGGCCATCATGGAGCGCGTCAAGGAAATCGACGTGGTCATCGAGGTGCTGGATGCGCGCCTGCCAGGCTCCAGCGCCAACCCCTTGCTGCAGGAAATGACAGGCCACAAGCCGCGCCTGAAGATTCTCAACAAGCAGGATCTGGCCGACCCCGTGCAGACCCGGGCCTGGCTGGACTGGTACAACGCCCAGAGCGAAACGCGTGCCATCGCGCTCGATGCCTCCGAGCCCGCCCCCACCAAGCGCCTGATCGAGCAATGCAAGCTGCTGGCTCCCAGCCGTGGCGGCATGGCCAAGCCCATGCGCGTGCTGATCTGCGGCGTGCCCAATGTGGGCAAGTCCACGCTGATCAACTCCATGAGCGGCAAGACCCAGGCCAAGACGGGCAACGAAGCCGGCATCACCAAGATCGAGCAGCGCATCGTGCTGGCCGACGACTTCTATCTCTGGGATACGCCGGGCATGCTGTGGCCGCGCATCATTGTCGAGAAAAGCGGCTTCAACCTGGCCGCCAGCGGGGCTGTGGGCCGCAATGCCTATGACGAAGAGCTGGTGGCGCTGGAGCTGCTGCTGTATCTGCAAAAGCATTACGCCGCCATGCTGGACGCGCGCTACAAGCTGGGGCTGGATGCCGCAGAGATTGCCACGCTGCATGATGACGAATTGCTGACGCTGATCGGCAAGAAGCGCGGCGCCGTGATGAGCGGTGGCCGTGTCAATCTGCAAAAAGCGGCAGAGCTGGTGCTGACCGATTTCCGCGATGCCATCCTGGGGCGCATCACGCTGGAAACGCCTGCCGAGTTCGAGGCCTGGCTGGCCGAAGGCCAGCAAAAAGATGCCGAGCGCCAGGCCAGGAAGGATGCCCAGGCGGCGGCGCGCAAGAAAAACCGTGCTCCTCGCCCGCCGCGCGAAGACGGGGGCCGTGCCGCCACTTCGACGGGAAAGAAGGGCGCATCCGCCAAGGCCGAAGCAGGCAAGGCCGGCGCCAAGCCACGCGCGCCAAAACACTGA